CGCATATTCAAATCATAGCTAGGTAAACTTTATTTTCCTTTCAAAGTAATAGATAGTAATTTCAATTAAACGTTTGTATAAACAAAACCCTAAAATTTAAAGAGTTACACTACAAAATATATCAAACATACAGTAGTTTATATTTGCTAAGTTCATAGGAATTGCCTTACTTTTTCTTTGGACATTaatcttttttacaagcttttatttaactttcaatgtacttatgtatgtaactatgtatgtttgtacgggtgaAATCTTGCAAGTCAAATTTGACTTACTTCCCGGTCATCGGAAGaagttgaaaatttgcatacatatgtgagtcaggtgacaatgcaatattatggtaccatcgcactgagctgatgatggagacaggaggtggccatgggaactcagtgataaaacaatgcaacctaatcgTGTTTaggttttttagaattgtctcgatgagtattagttgtctgtggaaagaaaagtacagtcagtgataaaagtaagtaacaaaaatgattttttttgccaaaaagtgagtgagacacttcattcggttcttgtttgtatgtcttggagaccctttatatctctaaggataatttaatgatcgtttttttaaattatattttatctctgacacttggagacttttacatgtccaaagaattttagtagttgttgtttttatttttttattatagtttttttttgtgtaattcgatatttagagactgtatacatcgctaataaagtatctattatttcattgattctatatttgtaattgtattttgttctttttattgattataaaaatttgacatgtgaatgtgcccctgtggcctatttgctgaataaatgtttgtttgtatgaagatgttttgacgaccagtttgacctagtgggtagtgaccctgcctacgaagctgatggtcccgggttcaaatcctggtaagggcatttattcgtgtgatgtgcatggatatttgttcctgagtcatgggtgttttctatgtatttaagtatttataaatattcatatattatatatatctttgcctaagtaccctcaacacaagccttattgtgcttactgtgggacttcgtcaatttgtgtaccaatgtcctataatatttgtttatttattatttatttatttacaagcaGAGTTATAATAAAGAGATTCCACTATATtcccattatttattattccaggGTATATATTCTCAGAATCGAACACTGCAGCACCCCAACTGTCCTGCTAGTACCACAACAAGCAGTTTTAATCTCCTAGCTTACTCAATAgtgaccaaagagaatttgaaataatacctatcggagcggccaaggtactcaaatatatctgtacccctagtgtacatttgatcgacatcataacgtgacgaacgcgtttgcgttaagtctcattttgtataggattttgagtttccaaaacgtcccgcttggcgcgctctttctaaatccaatacaaaatgagactaaacgcaaacgcgtatgtcacgtttcgaaatcgaattaatttacactaggggtactgaacaagcactttaacgacttgataatagaggctttgtttagatatttgtgaccaccttggccgctccgatatatctgatagcgactgtataTTGTACAACATTCTATATTTACCAAATCTGGCTACCCAATGGTAGGGTTGGCGGcctgattttattttgaatctaaAACTATTGTCACTAGTTTGGACTGGCTCTAGTGGGTCTTTGTATCGAAAGCCGATTCGGTTCCGGTGATTCTAAGTACTTATAATGTTAATTAGCATActgttacaataaaaataattatagattaaaaaaagtacaaatgaaATGACCCAAAATCATCAtctccagatttttttttttttttttttactctcatCTGCCATCGGCTTTCTTAGCCATAATCAGATTGTATCTAtgtatctaaaaaaaatcttttttcaggTGGTGGTCCATTAACCACCATTCCTTTATTAtgtgaaaattagcatattacgttactatgtcgaagatttaaagggccatatgtactgtaaaactttgtacggtacacgtgcgaataggtttatcgccactcgttacgaatttcctatttttcgcacttgtatcgtaaataactattagatACATTCAAAGATCtattaaaaatttacaatagtatctttacttttttttcgcATTCGCGTACAGCTCCTTAAAAACGTTTGAATAATCCGACTCATCTTTCGCCTTAAATGGTCTCTGAGCTTTAGGAATAGGTTTTGCGTACAATTCCTTATTGTCATTATTTGCACCAATTTCAGCATAATTTCCTTCTGATTTAGCTCCAATTTCAGCATAATTTCCTTCCGAGTTACCTATTGCAGCATAACTCCCTTCTGATTTTCCAATTGCAGCACATCCTCCTTCAGAGTTTCCAATTGCAGCATAACCTCCTTCAGAGTTACCTATAGCAGCATATCCTCCTTCAGAGTTATCTATAGACGCATATCCTCCTTCATTGCCTATAGCAGCATATTCTCCTTCTGATTTACCAATTGCAGCATAACCTCCTTCCGATTGACTTCCGATTGCAGCATAATTCCCTTCCTTAGGCATGTAAGGTTCCGCGTAATCTGCCTTGTTCGGTTCGGCGTAAGTACACGGATTAGAACCGGATTTGACGTACGGTTCGGCGTAGGTCTCGGAACCGTTGAAACGGTTCGGGTCGGCGTATAGGGCTTCGCTCATGTCTTGGGAGTCCTGGGAAAAGAAATAATAGCAATGCAAAGTCGATAACAGTTTTTTTGTCAAACGAAATAATTGAGAGAATTGGTTGAGAGAAAGGGGCTGCGACCCACGCTCTGGTTCGTTCCTGATCCAACAAATATAACTGGCCATTGAGCAAGGGAACGCCGCcagtatttttaatacatttgattTGGGTAAATATCagagtggggggggggggggggggtaattTTGTATTTGCTATATGTTTAGTATAGATATGCAGTGGACGAAACCTGTGgatgtatattttgtaaaattaaaaaaaaaaatcagagtcaagtgaatgcagtggaaatgagagcgttgagaagtgtgtgtggtgtaaaattacaagatagaattaggaacagtgtgataaaggaaaagtgtggactgaacgaagatgtagtgacaaaaattgagaaaggtatgttgaaaTGGTTTGGACatgtggaaagaatgagtgatggaaggttaacaaagagagtgtataagggagaagtagaagagggagctggaaggggtagaccttggcggactttctctgatcaaatcggggaaatcctgaagaaaggccaggtcaagagcaccctaaaccgacgagcgtgtatgaggaatgtcatgaaagtgaaggaagcgaaagaggtatgtcaggatcgtagcaagtggaaatccgtggtctctggagactatacgtctctgtcatattgtataatatacttgacttggtacatactagttatgtacagaatgtagcattagtttatgagactgctagtttaacagtccagacgcggtttatttatttagtataaattttattttgacacttggagagactttacacctccaaattttattagtattagtactttgacattggggaccttttacgtCTCcatatttaatgtgtttttaaccatagagactatacatctctattgtattgtattaattatttattttaaccttttgaacgccgctTAGGATGTCATCGGACGTGCCCGTGTCGCCGCCTATACTAAGTAATAACAAACTGTGTAGTGCTTGCCACATAACTTAcgataacatattttattgtttatagtttacagtgattaacttcattttttaccaccttatcattaaaaaaaaatattataataattaaatcacgTTTACCAATGTCTTTTTTATGGTTTCGTTCCTTTATTAATGGATTGAATCTGTGAATTTTACCAGCTATGCAAATTTATTGATGGACTTTGCTACatcactattattttttatttcgtatctGTGACGTCATGAGCGGTCTACTATTTCAGACATTGGCGAAGGCTTCATTGTATTTTCGTTGATAAGTTGACACTAGTAGGGAGAGGATTGATCACATTAGAAACGTATCGAATCTGAAAATTTCAACGTTGTTTGGCATAATAAATCATGAAATTTTACACAGTAACACAAttcttttgataaataaatattgtaaactcaatattattatagtattcaaagttttaaaactactaaatagtaccttcttatatattttgttgaccTAACATAACTTTGAAATATCGAGTAATCTACACCACTAAAATTTTCTAAGTTATATCTTTGACGTCACATGCGGTCTCATTTTTAAGACGACGGCGTAGTCTGTATTGATTATTATTGCGGAATATAATAACTTAGTAGGGATTACCGATGAACCACGATAACAGAGTCTCGCCTTATTTATCGATTCAAATATCTATCATCgatgaaaaaaaccgacttcacgaAACCCTGGAAGGTAGGCACTAgtacaattcaaatatatttatttctaagttcaactttgaaaacgtccaaggactcaatatgtccaagtgtcaaaatgtccaagggtcaaaacatcCATGGAATCAAAATGTCCAAAGAGTAAATGGTAAAGTGGAACTGCTTGGATCGGGATCACAATGACAAGGATTAGGTACTCGATCATTTACTGCGAGGCCATCATGGCATGTCGTGTTGCTAGAGTCAAGTTTCtggacgctgaacgtgcacctagaACTGCAGAAGGAGTCTCTGCATGGCAATTGCGTATGAAGCGAATGTATCAACACTTGTTGTGGCTACTTAAGTCATTGGGTAACTTGATTCAGTTAAGGACAGATTCTGGTTACGGcagattatttttatgacaGATTCAGTCATGGAAAAAGTGTCTACCAAATCTATCATTCATGgatctataaaatattttacagtacatatggtgctactttatagcactagtgcgaaaattagcatattacgttactgtgtcgaacatttaaagggccatatgtactgtaaaacgttgtacgatacatgtgcgaataggtaattcgcaactcgtgtcgatttaaaacactcccttcggtcgtgttttaatttattgccactcgtttcgaatttcctatttttcgcacttgtatcgtaatgtactaatatgtATAGACAATATAGTAGGTGACGCCAAACCGCATCAGACCGGTAGGTCAGGATTATTGGTAACAATCAACCAGGGTCGCGTTT
The DNA window shown above is from Cydia pomonella isolate Wapato2018A chromosome 28, ilCydPomo1, whole genome shotgun sequence and carries:
- the LOC133533119 gene encoding uncharacterized protein LOC133533119 isoform X2; its protein translation is MKSTCISFTIRLFYWFSAPKGTVTTISQEKTLEENNDSIKCKAIRKEHSGFSFSVVLHFIYIPPATPSTQQATRKEWWLKFVLGGGAAIIALCVVVCVIIYYRKKKPQTDDLTYANLTKDQKNYATLPVPAPRTLQKDAKPKVTVEGTYSEPKDSQDMSEALYADPNRFNGSETYAEPYVKSGSNPCTYAEPNKADYAEPYMPKEGNYAAIGSQSEGGYAAIGKSEGEYAAIGNEGGYASIDNSEGGYAAIGNSEGGYAAIGNSEGGCAAIGKSEGSYAAIGNSEGNYAEIGAKSEGNYAEIGANNDNKELYAKPIPKAQRPFKAKDESDYSNVFKELYANAKKK
- the LOC133533119 gene encoding uncharacterized protein LOC133533119 isoform X1; amino-acid sequence: MKSTCISFTIRLFYWFSAPKGTVTTISQEKTLEENNDSIKCKAIRKEHSGFSFSVVLHFIYIPPATPSTQQATPFTDKTAIQMSSPSGLESKNIESPAGKEWWLKFVLGGGAAIIALCVVVCVIIYYRKKKPQTDDLTYANLTKDQKNYATLPVPAPRTLQKDAKPKVTVEGTYSEPKDSQDMSEALYADPNRFNGSETYAEPYVKSGSNPCTYAEPNKADYAEPYMPKEGNYAAIGSQSEGGYAAIGKSEGEYAAIGNEGGYASIDNSEGGYAAIGNSEGGYAAIGNSEGGCAAIGKSEGSYAAIGNSEGNYAEIGAKSEGNYAEIGANNDNKELYAKPIPKAQRPFKAKDESDYSNVFKELYANAKKK